The window CCATGCCCGCCCGCCGCGCGGCCGCCCCTCGCACGCGGGAGGCTCACCTACCGGGGTGGTGTCCCGCGGGCTAGGGTGGCGACCGTACAAGCACTCGCGGGAGCCCGGACGCACCGGGCTGAGAGGGAGGCTGGCGGCCTCCGACCGTACGAACCTGATCCGGGTCATGCCGGCGAAGGGAGGGGCTGGACGCCCATGTCGTTGCCACGTACGTCCGACGTCCTCGTCGTGGGGGGCGGAATCATCGGCCTGGTGACGGCCTGGCGCTCGGCGCAGCGCGGGTTCGCCACGGCCGTGGTGGACCCCGAGCCGGGCGGCGGGGCCGCACAGGTGGCCGCCGGGATGCTGGCCGCCGTCACCGAGCTGCACTACGGCGAGCAGACGCTGCTCGCACTCAACCTGGCCTCCGCCCGCCGTTACCCGGACTTCGCGGCCGAGCTGACCGAGCTGACCGGCCACGACCTCGGCTACCGCCGCTGCGGCACCCTCGCCGTCGCGCTGGACGCCGACGACCGCGCCCACCTGCGGGAACTGCACGACCTTCAGCGCCGCTCGGGTCTGGAGTCCGAGTGGCTGTCCGGGCGGGACTGCCGCCGCCTCGAACCGATGCTCGCGCCGGGCGTGCGCGGCGGGTTGCGGGTGGACGGCGACCACCAGATCGATCCGCGGCGGCTCGCCCGCGCCCTGGTCGCGGCCTGCGAGCGGGCGGGCGTGGTCTTCCACCGCGCCTGGGCCGAGCGGCTCACCGTGGCCCGGGGCCGGGCAACGGGCTGTGTGCTGCGCGACGGCACCGCGCCGGTCGCGGA of the Streptomyces sp. NBC_01788 genome contains:
- the thiO gene encoding glycine oxidase ThiO, giving the protein MSLPRTSDVLVVGGGIIGLVTAWRSAQRGFATAVVDPEPGGGAAQVAAGMLAAVTELHYGEQTLLALNLASARRYPDFAAELTELTGHDLGYRRCGTLAVALDADDRAHLRELHDLQRRSGLESEWLSGRDCRRLEPMLAPGVRGGLRVDGDHQIDPRRLARALVAACERAGVVFHRAWAERLTVARGRATGCVLRDGTAPVADRVVLAAGSLSGRLAGVPDEVLPPVRPVKGQVLRLTVPKRYAPFLSRTVRAVVRGSQVYLVPRLDGELVVGATSEELGWDTTVTAGGVYELLRDAHELVPGITELPLTETRAGLRPGSPDNAPLLGPTGLDGLLLATGHYRNGVLLTPVTGDAMAHVLTTGELPDEVRPFSPRRFYAAALTEQPV